In Hydrogenispora ethanolica, the following are encoded in one genomic region:
- a CDS encoding DegV family protein, with translation MTVQIITDSTSYLPQDLREEYGIKVVSLSVTFETESFREEALDNDTFYRKMAESSRIPTSSQPSLQELYEAFVAPIREGRPVIGVFLSAELSGTYNSALLVRDQLLEQYPEAQVEMIDSRTAAMEMGLAVLAAAKAAKAGELFVAVIERVKRVLERSRLIFAPEVLEYLRKGGRIGGASALLGSLLQIKPILTVIEGKAAVLEKVRTKGRAMETMIKILLEDVRTKGLGDVVVHHINNEIEALHIADILKEALQVVVPICPIGPVIGLHVGPGTVGMAYYTLK, from the coding sequence ATGACTGTTCAAATCATTACCGATAGTACTTCCTATCTTCCCCAGGATTTGCGGGAAGAATACGGAATCAAGGTCGTTTCACTGAGTGTAACTTTTGAAACGGAGTCTTTTCGGGAAGAAGCGCTCGACAACGATACTTTCTATCGGAAGATGGCGGAAAGTTCCCGAATTCCTACTTCATCGCAACCATCGCTGCAGGAACTTTATGAAGCGTTTGTCGCACCGATTCGGGAAGGGCGCCCGGTGATTGGAGTTTTCCTCTCGGCCGAACTGAGCGGGACCTATAATTCAGCGTTGTTGGTCCGGGACCAATTGCTGGAACAATATCCGGAGGCTCAAGTTGAGATGATCGATTCACGCACCGCCGCCATGGAGATGGGGCTGGCGGTTTTAGCAGCCGCCAAAGCCGCCAAAGCGGGGGAATTATTTGTGGCTGTGATTGAACGCGTGAAACGTGTCCTGGAAAGAAGCCGTCTCATTTTCGCTCCGGAAGTTCTTGAATATCTTCGCAAAGGGGGGCGTATCGGTGGCGCCAGTGCGTTATTGGGATCCCTATTGCAGATTAAACCGATCCTTACCGTGATTGAGGGTAAAGCGGCGGTTTTGGAAAAGGTCCGCACCAAGGGCCGGGCGATGGAGACCATGATCAAAATCCTGCTGGAAGATGTGCGCACCAAGGGATTGGGTGATGTCGTGGTTCACCATATTAATAACGAGATCGAAGCGTTGCATATTGCCGATATTTTAAAAGAAGCCTTGCAGGTTGTAGTACCGATCTGTCCGATCGGACCGGTCATTGGCCTCCATGTCGGACCGGGAACCGTTGGAATGGCTTATTATACCTTGAAATAA
- a CDS encoding PKD domain-containing protein: MKRLYLFLMVILLCSSLQIATAFSGDPNVIQISRSIEAAASEAGQKTELWIPAEPLDFDSLFSWDLTITKKSLVSEKDAAYFAIIEPGATEKTLVRRLFTGNGSLIVPKGTRYKVLLSAGEYSNFFSKSGAEVQAKLQYTEAVVRYTQGDQPYTFRFEASGPDGFTDWTWFWTGRQPSSGNPVTIQFDRAGKMPVILEAKGGANSRKFYFDLEVPSLVAMNPKVSPLQGTVELQVNAEVNAVVNYGQKANYTWDFGNGTILEGPQTSYTYTQPGKYFLTLTAAVDQYTYRKSWLVEAAPLNIRPNPIVAPLTTGPVPLEVTGNVNPQITGNPTDLQYTWDIAGELVADATFQHTFTEPGDYKIVLHTVDKLHPKLPIPDETIWVKALPPQIGLSPKASINTGVIPLTVAFDAGLEVKGSPSDIAVHWDFGDGQYSDQAKPVHIFKEAGEYDVLLVVSDRLHPGNLSSAVIKIKAEAPQLKPVATASTDNGLIPFKVNFAAQTSITGSPSEPLYRWDFGDGATSFDQNPSHTYTREGTFTVKLVVQDRLHPENKAETSLQIVTKMPKLRLTASLQPTSGKAPFTVQCRAWGDKEGETSPVLKYLWDFGDGTQATTPDLQHVFEKPGTYTAIISIEDPVLGLKERKSFKVTVK; encoded by the coding sequence ATGAAACGGCTTTACCTATTCCTGATGGTTATTCTTCTTTGTAGCTCGCTTCAGATTGCCACCGCCTTTAGTGGCGATCCCAATGTCATCCAGATCTCACGGAGCATTGAAGCAGCTGCCTCGGAAGCCGGACAAAAAACCGAATTGTGGATTCCTGCAGAGCCCCTTGATTTCGATTCGTTATTCAGCTGGGACCTGACCATCACCAAAAAAAGTCTGGTTTCAGAGAAAGATGCGGCGTATTTCGCCATTATCGAACCGGGTGCCACCGAGAAGACGCTAGTCCGGCGACTCTTCACCGGAAATGGCAGTTTAATCGTTCCAAAAGGAACCCGTTACAAAGTGTTGTTATCGGCGGGAGAGTATTCGAATTTTTTCAGCAAAAGCGGTGCCGAAGTACAGGCAAAGTTACAATATACTGAAGCCGTGGTTCGTTACACGCAAGGGGATCAACCCTATACGTTCCGCTTCGAAGCTTCCGGCCCGGACGGTTTCACCGATTGGACTTGGTTTTGGACCGGCCGGCAACCGAGTAGCGGCAATCCGGTTACAATCCAATTCGATAGAGCCGGGAAAATGCCAGTGATCCTCGAAGCCAAGGGTGGGGCAAACAGCCGAAAGTTCTATTTTGATCTGGAAGTCCCTTCTTTGGTTGCGATGAATCCGAAGGTTAGTCCGTTGCAAGGAACGGTGGAGTTGCAGGTAAACGCCGAAGTAAACGCGGTGGTCAATTACGGCCAAAAGGCCAATTACACCTGGGATTTTGGAAACGGAACGATTCTGGAAGGCCCGCAAACGAGCTATACCTACACCCAACCCGGAAAGTACTTCTTGACATTGACTGCGGCAGTGGATCAATATACGTATCGAAAATCCTGGTTAGTTGAGGCTGCTCCTTTGAATATCCGGCCGAATCCAATCGTGGCGCCGCTAACCACCGGCCCTGTCCCGCTGGAGGTCACCGGCAATGTAAACCCGCAGATTACGGGGAACCCGACGGATTTGCAATACACTTGGGATATTGCAGGGGAGCTCGTCGCAGATGCGACATTCCAGCACACCTTTACCGAACCGGGCGATTACAAAATCGTGTTACATACTGTGGATAAGCTCCATCCCAAGCTGCCCATCCCGGACGAAACGATTTGGGTAAAGGCGCTGCCGCCCCAGATTGGTCTCAGTCCCAAAGCGTCTATCAATACCGGGGTGATTCCGCTGACCGTGGCGTTTGATGCCGGTTTGGAAGTCAAGGGTTCGCCCAGTGATATCGCTGTCCATTGGGATTTCGGGGACGGGCAATATTCGGACCAGGCCAAACCGGTTCACATCTTTAAAGAAGCCGGCGAATACGATGTCCTGTTGGTAGTTTCCGACCGTTTGCATCCCGGGAATTTATCTTCAGCCGTTATTAAAATAAAAGCGGAGGCTCCTCAGTTAAAACCAGTGGCCACAGCCAGCACTGACAATGGTTTGATTCCGTTCAAGGTCAATTTCGCGGCGCAAACGAGTATTACCGGCTCGCCCAGTGAACCGCTTTATCGTTGGGACTTTGGCGATGGAGCCACCAGTTTCGATCAGAATCCCAGCCATACCTATACCCGGGAAGGAACCTTCACGGTAAAGCTGGTGGTTCAAGACCGGTTGCATCCGGAGAACAAGGCCGAGACCTCCCTGCAGATCGTCACGAAGATGCCGAAATTACGGTTGACGGCTTCACTGCAACCGACTTCCGGAAAAGCGCCGTTCACAGTACAATGCAGAGCCTGGGGGGACAAGGAAGGGGAGACGAGTCCTGTCCTCAAATACTTATGGGATTTCGGCGACGGCACCCAGGCGACGACCCCCGATCTGCAACATGTCTTCGAAAAGCCGGGAACGTATACCGCGATCATTTCCATTGAAGATCCCGTCCTGGGGCTGAAGGAGAGAAAAAGCTTTAAAGTTACCGTGAAGTGA